In the Anastrepha obliqua isolate idAnaObli1 chromosome 1, idAnaObli1_1.0, whole genome shotgun sequence genome, one interval contains:
- the LOC129246238 gene encoding F-BAR domain only protein 2 isoform X1, which produces MTVDFNDYFWGEKNNGFDVLYHNMKFGWVASKELSEFFREKSNIEEQNSKLMAKLAHKASTGTLNSTFAPVWTILRTSAEKLSTLHLQMVQKLTELVKDVAKYADELHKKHKTVKEEESHTLECVQAMQASTAAVQKLRDLYNSKVLELEKVRKDNASQKDIEKIETKLRKLQEEYKTLLDKHNPIKNDFERRMTQTCKRFQEIEEVHLRQMKEFLSTFLEMLQNNHDMVGQVHSDFKRQFNDMTVDKLLEQFVLNKYTGLEKPKVPELEITPLSIQQQQQQSVSATRLNQSGGSAAAASNSNSATSIQGAISRITSGSVSIDQRGNVEAGSLGSGGGGIGAAGGSGSGSNSLLNADDTILGIQASPRATSPILVNATTTYATTTTSSISTTPAGVSSSSTSTATSTVRSNFLNWFSSSIPSNKQPTNATTGANAAAAATATTTTTTANSGGGNFGTDSNGSTHTGTAIIKNSLNSELQSLQDNNNQGSFMSSALTQLLSEQNATTTTASPPILSTTTNNTTTSSTSSSLTNQAAIEQHLQKRTSSPTPTATKPASSRKYTEPISTSLNERSNHLHHHHPHQTSASGGASVVSASSAGAAAGNSRRTTSLLNIFTSNSQVSGILRSRRDKAKTKKSKKKKDGEAADNIQEERLGSVDRSNNSYDNDENNKMKAQNSSGSSAGGLGISSASAPGSVDSSGGGAGVLGINASGNSAGGLTSSAANAAGNANASSSATGNGTAAGGAATTKAYGANEVDEDGYSMQPPKDNAWNENHDKAGSFYSDSDSDSDNDKPERRIHVKIKPLNNGQAPMSASVDELRATVENISLSPTSVFSTFNQQHSNQQLQQSRIASRQQSPEISNASTPTATVHPYAPLQSPTLSMSNNSRYADLGDIFSELGDVSASAPASATLSKSNSRQIPTPTSTSSIAIPRPPSRRSEMGMAPTVVAARGRISPSPAMNRADSIGSLEFRTAIGGIGSSRGPSPLTIGISDTIPIAVAFHEIIHAYFRGSDESRCQVKISGDMMLSFPAGIVGLLANNPNPAKLGFRIKNVQNLENLIPNSKLVQIDRNQSSSFSTMLEFNMPALTALLRHQAEHSPNASYFNVDILKYQVRSKPGASSCPFQLVSYWKCESTFTALKIDYKYNNHAMASASPLLNVTLSVPVNGSVRNVQSKPHSAWLGESNRLVWNFTDISQNSQDGGVGTLRARLELNEGPSIPALLTTQFNCEGTTLSGIEFELQGSGYRLSLVKRRFVSGKYVCEGDGVRSGATPTPPSVGSSSPFSAKSN; this is translated from the exons ATGACGGTCGATttcaacgattatttttgg GGGGAGAAGAACAATGGTTTCGATGTACTCTATCATAATATGAAATTTGGCTGGGTAGCGAGCAAAGAACTCTCGGAGTTCTTTCGCGAAAAGTCCAATATCGAAGAACAAAACTCCAAACTAATGGCCAAGCTAGCACACAAAGCCAGCACTGGCACATTAAACAGCACCTTTGCGCCCGTCTGGACCATACTGCGCACTTCGGCAGAGAAGCTCTCTACGCTGCATCTACAAATGGTGCAAAAGCTCACCGAGCTGGTGAAGGATGTCGCCAAGTATGCCGATGAGttacataaaaaacataaaacggTTAAGGAAGAGGAATCACACACCCTGGAATGCGTACAAGCTATGCAAGCATCAACGGCGGCCGTGCAAAAGCTACGCGATCTCTACAACAGCAAAGTATTAGAATTGGAGAAGGTGCGCAAGGACAATGCATCACAAAAGGACATCGAAAAAATCGAAACGAAATTGCGCAAGTTGCAAGAAGAGTACAAAACGCTGCTTGACAAGCATAATCCGATCAAAAACGATTTCGAGCGGCGCATGACGCAGACGTGTAAG CGTTTTCAAGAAATTGAAGAGGTCCACTTGCGGCAAATGAAGGAATTTTTGTCTACATTCTTAGAGATGCTTCAAAATAATCATGACATGGTTGGACAG GTGCATTCAGATTTTAAGCGTCAATTTAATGACATGACGGTGGACAAGCTTTTGGAGCAATTTGTGCTCAACAAGTACACTGGCTTAGAGAAACCAA AAGTGCCCGAACTCGAAATCACTCCACTTtctatacaacaacaacagcaacagtccGTCTCAGCCACACGCTTGAATCAATCGGGCGGCTCTGCTGCGGCTGCTTCCAATTCCAACTCAGCAACAAGCATACAAGGTGCCATATCACGAATTACCAGCGGTAGTGTGTCAATAGATCAACGTGGCAATGTTGAGGCCGGTTCACTGGGTAGTGGCGGTGGCGGTATCGGCGCGGCCggtggcagtggcagtggcagcaATAGCCTACTAAACGCCGACGATACCATACTCGGTATACAGGCATCACCACGTGCAACATCACCAATTCTTGTAAATGCTACAACGACATACGCTACCACCACTACTAGCAGCATCAGCACTACGCCGGCAGGAGTATCATCGTCAAGCACGTCGACTGCTACCTCTACGGTGCGCAGCAATTTCTTGAATTGGTTTTCATCCAGCATTCCAAGCAATAAGCAGCCAACAAATGCCACAACAGGAGCAAACGCTGCAGCAGCGGCAacagcgacaacaacaacaacaaccgctaATAGTGGTGGTGGGAATTTCGGTACGGATAGTAATGGTTCTACCCACACCGGCACAGCCATCATCAAAAATTCCCTTAATTCAGAGCTTCAGTCACTGCAGGACAATAATAATCAAGGTTCATTTATGTCGTCTGCTTTAACACAATTACTGTCCGAACAAAATGCCACTACTACTACCGCTAGCCCTCCTATTCTTTCTACTACTACCAACAATACCACTACATCATCCACATCCTCCTCTTTAACAA ATCAAGCTGCTATCGAACAGCACCTACAAAAACGCACGTCATCGCCAACACCAACCGCCACTAAGCCCGCATCGAGTCGGAAATACACTGAACCAATTTCTACATCACTTAACGAACGTTCAAATCATctacatcatcatcatccacATCAAACGTCTGCTAGTGGCGGCGCTTCTGTTGTCTCAGCATCGAGTGCGGGTGCGGCTGCGGGAAATTCACGCCGCACAACATCACTATTGAATATTTTCACATCAAATTCTCAGG TGTCTGGCATTTTGCGTAGCCGTCGTGACAAAGcgaaaactaaaaaatctaaaaagaagAAAGATGGCGAAGCTGCCGACAATATCCAAGAGGAGCGACTCGGAAG TGTGGATCGCTCCAACAATTCCTACGATAATgacgaaaacaataaaatgaaggcGCAGAATTCCAGCGGCAGCAGCGCCGGTGGCCTAGGCATATCTTCTGCTTCAGCGCCGGGTAGTGTGGACTCGTCAGGCGGTGGCGCCGGTGTACTGGGTATTAACGCTTCTGGCAATAGTGCAGGTGGCTTAACAAGCAGCGCTGCTAATGCGGCGGGCAATGCGAATGCCAGCAGCAGCGCAACTGGAAATGGCACGGCTGCAGGTGGTGCAGCCACCACTAAAGCATATGGCGCAAATGAGGTTGATGAAGATGGTTACAGCATGCAGCCACCGAAAGATAATGCTTGGAATGAAAATCACGATAAAg ctGGCAGTTTCTACTCTGACTCAGACTCAGACTCAGATAACGATAAGCCGGAACGGCGCATTCACGTGAAAATCAAGCCACTGAATAATGGCCAAGCGCCAATGTCTGCAAGTGTGGATGAGTTGCGCGCTACGGTGGAGAATATCTCACTATCACCCACCAGCGTCTTTTCG ACTTTCAACCAACAGCACAGCAATCAGCAGCTGCAACAATCTCGCATCGCTTCACGTCAGCAATCGCCTGAGATATCCAACGCATCCACACCAACGGCCACGGTGCATCCATATGCGCCACTGCAGAGCCCCACACTCTCCATGTCGAACAATTCTAG ATACGCCGACTTAGGAGATATTTTCTCTGAGTTGGGCGATGTAAGTGCCTCGGCGCCCGCCTCCGCCACACTATCAAAATCCAACAGTCGTCAGATACCGACACCTACATCAACTAGTAGTATTGCAATACCGCGACCACCTTCGCGCCGTTCTGAGATGGGCATGGCGCCCACAGTGGTGGCGGCTCGTGGGCGTATAAGTCCATCACCGGCGATGAACCGTGCAGACAGTATTGGTAGTTTAGAGTTTCGTACTGCTATCGGTGGTATTGGGTCATCGCGTGGCCCATCGCCGCTCACCATTGGCATTTCGGATACGATCCCAATAGCAGTAGCATTCCATGAGATCATACACGCCTACTTTAG AGGTAGCGACGAGTCGCGCTGTCAGGTGAAAATTTCTGGCGATATGATGTTATCATTCCCTGCCGGCATTGTTGGCCTTCTAGCAAATAATCCGAATCCAGCGAAACTTGGTTTTCGCATCAAAAATGTGCAAAACTTGGAAAATTTGATACCGAATTCGAAATTAGTTCAAAT CGATCGCAATCAATCGAGTTCCTTCAGTACAATGTTGGAATTCAATATGCCCGCTTTGACCGCTTTGCTGCGCCACCAAGCGGAACACAGTCCCAACGCGTCGTATTTCAATGTGGACATACTCAAGTATCAAGTGCGTTCCAAACCAGGCGCCTCGTCATGTCCCTTCCAGCTGGTATCGTATTGGAAGTGTGAGTCCACATTTACGGCACTCAAAATCGATTACAAGTACAATAATCACGCAATGGCAAGCGCCTCACCGTTGCTGAATGTCACGCTGTCGGTGCCGGTAAACGGTTCGGTGCGCAACGTGCAGTCGAAACCACATTCCGCTTG GCTCGGTGAGTCGAATCGCTTGGTTTGGAATTTCACTGACATCTCACAAAATTCCCAAGATGGAGGCGTCGGTACGTTACGTGCGCGTCTCGAACTGAACGAAGGTCCATCCATACCGGCCCTATTGACTACGCAATTCAATTGTGAGGGCACTACACTATCGGGCATTGAGTTTGAGCTGCAGGGTAGTGGTTATCGGCTATCGTTGGTGAAGCGTCGTTTTGTGTCGG GCAAATATGTTTGCGAGGGGGATGGCGTGCGCAGTGGCGCCACACCAACACCACCGTCTGTGGGGTCGTCTAGTCCATTTTCAGCAAAGTCGAATTAG
- the LOC129246238 gene encoding F-BAR domain only protein 2 isoform X4 has translation MTVDFNDYFWGEKNNGFDVLYHNMKFGWVASKELSEFFREKSNIEEQNSKLMAKLAHKASTGTLNSTFAPVWTILRTSAEKLSTLHLQMVQKLTELVKDVAKYADELHKKHKTVKEEESHTLECVQAMQASTAAVQKLRDLYNSKVLELEKVRKDNASQKDIEKIETKLRKLQEEYKTLLDKHNPIKNDFERRMTQTCKRFQEIEEVHLRQMKEFLSTFLEMLQNNHDMVGQVHSDFKRQFNDMTVDKLLEQFVLNKYTGLEKPKVPELEITPLSIQQQQQQSVSATRLNQSGGSAAAASNSNSATSIQGAISRITSGSVSIDQRGNVEAGSLGSGGGGIGAAGGSGSGSNSLLNADDTILGIQASPRATSPILVNATTTYATTTTSSISTTPAGVSSSSTSTATSTVRSNFLNWFSSSIPSNKQPTNATTGANAAAAATATTTTTTANSGGGNFGTDSNGSTHTGTAIIKNSLNSELQSLQDNNNQVSGILRSRRDKAKTKKSKKKKDGEAADNIQEERLGSVDRSNNSYDNDENNKMKAQNSSGSSAGGLGISSASAPGSVDSSGGGAGVLGINASGNSAGGLTSSAANAAGNANASSSATGNGTAAGGAATTKAYGANEVDEDGYSMQPPKDNAWNENHDKAGSFYSDSDSDSDNDKPERRIHVKIKPLNNGQAPMSASVDELRATVENISLSPTSVFSTFNQQHSNQQLQQSRIASRQQSPEISNASTPTATVHPYAPLQSPTLSMSNNSRYADLGDIFSELGDVSASAPASATLSKSNSRQIPTPTSTSSIAIPRPPSRRSEMGMAPTVVAARGRISPSPAMNRADSIGSLEFRTAIGGIGSSRGPSPLTIGISDTIPIAVAFHEIIHAYFRGSDESRCQVKISGDMMLSFPAGIVGLLANNPNPAKLGFRIKNVQNLENLIPNSKLVQIDRNQSSSFSTMLEFNMPALTALLRHQAEHSPNASYFNVDILKYQVRSKPGASSCPFQLVSYWKCESTFTALKIDYKYNNHAMASASPLLNVTLSVPVNGSVRNVQSKPHSAWLGESNRLVWNFTDISQNSQDGGVGTLRARLELNEGPSIPALLTTQFNCEGTTLSGIEFELQGSGYRLSLVKRRFVSGKYVCEGDGVRSGATPTPPSVGSSSPFSAKSN, from the exons ATGACGGTCGATttcaacgattatttttgg GGGGAGAAGAACAATGGTTTCGATGTACTCTATCATAATATGAAATTTGGCTGGGTAGCGAGCAAAGAACTCTCGGAGTTCTTTCGCGAAAAGTCCAATATCGAAGAACAAAACTCCAAACTAATGGCCAAGCTAGCACACAAAGCCAGCACTGGCACATTAAACAGCACCTTTGCGCCCGTCTGGACCATACTGCGCACTTCGGCAGAGAAGCTCTCTACGCTGCATCTACAAATGGTGCAAAAGCTCACCGAGCTGGTGAAGGATGTCGCCAAGTATGCCGATGAGttacataaaaaacataaaacggTTAAGGAAGAGGAATCACACACCCTGGAATGCGTACAAGCTATGCAAGCATCAACGGCGGCCGTGCAAAAGCTACGCGATCTCTACAACAGCAAAGTATTAGAATTGGAGAAGGTGCGCAAGGACAATGCATCACAAAAGGACATCGAAAAAATCGAAACGAAATTGCGCAAGTTGCAAGAAGAGTACAAAACGCTGCTTGACAAGCATAATCCGATCAAAAACGATTTCGAGCGGCGCATGACGCAGACGTGTAAG CGTTTTCAAGAAATTGAAGAGGTCCACTTGCGGCAAATGAAGGAATTTTTGTCTACATTCTTAGAGATGCTTCAAAATAATCATGACATGGTTGGACAG GTGCATTCAGATTTTAAGCGTCAATTTAATGACATGACGGTGGACAAGCTTTTGGAGCAATTTGTGCTCAACAAGTACACTGGCTTAGAGAAACCAA AAGTGCCCGAACTCGAAATCACTCCACTTtctatacaacaacaacagcaacagtccGTCTCAGCCACACGCTTGAATCAATCGGGCGGCTCTGCTGCGGCTGCTTCCAATTCCAACTCAGCAACAAGCATACAAGGTGCCATATCACGAATTACCAGCGGTAGTGTGTCAATAGATCAACGTGGCAATGTTGAGGCCGGTTCACTGGGTAGTGGCGGTGGCGGTATCGGCGCGGCCggtggcagtggcagtggcagcaATAGCCTACTAAACGCCGACGATACCATACTCGGTATACAGGCATCACCACGTGCAACATCACCAATTCTTGTAAATGCTACAACGACATACGCTACCACCACTACTAGCAGCATCAGCACTACGCCGGCAGGAGTATCATCGTCAAGCACGTCGACTGCTACCTCTACGGTGCGCAGCAATTTCTTGAATTGGTTTTCATCCAGCATTCCAAGCAATAAGCAGCCAACAAATGCCACAACAGGAGCAAACGCTGCAGCAGCGGCAacagcgacaacaacaacaacaaccgctaATAGTGGTGGTGGGAATTTCGGTACGGATAGTAATGGTTCTACCCACACCGGCACAGCCATCATCAAAAATTCCCTTAATTCAGAGCTTCAGTCACTGCAGGACAATAATAATCAAG TGTCTGGCATTTTGCGTAGCCGTCGTGACAAAGcgaaaactaaaaaatctaaaaagaagAAAGATGGCGAAGCTGCCGACAATATCCAAGAGGAGCGACTCGGAAG TGTGGATCGCTCCAACAATTCCTACGATAATgacgaaaacaataaaatgaaggcGCAGAATTCCAGCGGCAGCAGCGCCGGTGGCCTAGGCATATCTTCTGCTTCAGCGCCGGGTAGTGTGGACTCGTCAGGCGGTGGCGCCGGTGTACTGGGTATTAACGCTTCTGGCAATAGTGCAGGTGGCTTAACAAGCAGCGCTGCTAATGCGGCGGGCAATGCGAATGCCAGCAGCAGCGCAACTGGAAATGGCACGGCTGCAGGTGGTGCAGCCACCACTAAAGCATATGGCGCAAATGAGGTTGATGAAGATGGTTACAGCATGCAGCCACCGAAAGATAATGCTTGGAATGAAAATCACGATAAAg ctGGCAGTTTCTACTCTGACTCAGACTCAGACTCAGATAACGATAAGCCGGAACGGCGCATTCACGTGAAAATCAAGCCACTGAATAATGGCCAAGCGCCAATGTCTGCAAGTGTGGATGAGTTGCGCGCTACGGTGGAGAATATCTCACTATCACCCACCAGCGTCTTTTCG ACTTTCAACCAACAGCACAGCAATCAGCAGCTGCAACAATCTCGCATCGCTTCACGTCAGCAATCGCCTGAGATATCCAACGCATCCACACCAACGGCCACGGTGCATCCATATGCGCCACTGCAGAGCCCCACACTCTCCATGTCGAACAATTCTAG ATACGCCGACTTAGGAGATATTTTCTCTGAGTTGGGCGATGTAAGTGCCTCGGCGCCCGCCTCCGCCACACTATCAAAATCCAACAGTCGTCAGATACCGACACCTACATCAACTAGTAGTATTGCAATACCGCGACCACCTTCGCGCCGTTCTGAGATGGGCATGGCGCCCACAGTGGTGGCGGCTCGTGGGCGTATAAGTCCATCACCGGCGATGAACCGTGCAGACAGTATTGGTAGTTTAGAGTTTCGTACTGCTATCGGTGGTATTGGGTCATCGCGTGGCCCATCGCCGCTCACCATTGGCATTTCGGATACGATCCCAATAGCAGTAGCATTCCATGAGATCATACACGCCTACTTTAG AGGTAGCGACGAGTCGCGCTGTCAGGTGAAAATTTCTGGCGATATGATGTTATCATTCCCTGCCGGCATTGTTGGCCTTCTAGCAAATAATCCGAATCCAGCGAAACTTGGTTTTCGCATCAAAAATGTGCAAAACTTGGAAAATTTGATACCGAATTCGAAATTAGTTCAAAT CGATCGCAATCAATCGAGTTCCTTCAGTACAATGTTGGAATTCAATATGCCCGCTTTGACCGCTTTGCTGCGCCACCAAGCGGAACACAGTCCCAACGCGTCGTATTTCAATGTGGACATACTCAAGTATCAAGTGCGTTCCAAACCAGGCGCCTCGTCATGTCCCTTCCAGCTGGTATCGTATTGGAAGTGTGAGTCCACATTTACGGCACTCAAAATCGATTACAAGTACAATAATCACGCAATGGCAAGCGCCTCACCGTTGCTGAATGTCACGCTGTCGGTGCCGGTAAACGGTTCGGTGCGCAACGTGCAGTCGAAACCACATTCCGCTTG GCTCGGTGAGTCGAATCGCTTGGTTTGGAATTTCACTGACATCTCACAAAATTCCCAAGATGGAGGCGTCGGTACGTTACGTGCGCGTCTCGAACTGAACGAAGGTCCATCCATACCGGCCCTATTGACTACGCAATTCAATTGTGAGGGCACTACACTATCGGGCATTGAGTTTGAGCTGCAGGGTAGTGGTTATCGGCTATCGTTGGTGAAGCGTCGTTTTGTGTCGG GCAAATATGTTTGCGAGGGGGATGGCGTGCGCAGTGGCGCCACACCAACACCACCGTCTGTGGGGTCGTCTAGTCCATTTTCAGCAAAGTCGAATTAG
- the LOC129246238 gene encoding F-BAR domain only protein 2 isoform X3 produces the protein MTVDFNDYFWGEKNNGFDVLYHNMKFGWVASKELSEFFREKSNIEEQNSKLMAKLAHKASTGTLNSTFAPVWTILRTSAEKLSTLHLQMVQKLTELVKDVAKYADELHKKHKTVKEEESHTLECVQAMQASTAAVQKLRDLYNSKVLELEKVRKDNASQKDIEKIETKLRKLQEEYKTLLDKHNPIKNDFERRMTQTCKRFQEIEEVHLRQMKEFLSTFLEMLQNNHDMVGQVHSDFKRQFNDMTVDKLLEQFVLNKYTGLEKPKVPELEITPLSIQQQQQQSVSATRLNQSGGSAAAASNSNSATSIQGAISRITSGSVSIDQRGNVEAGSLGSGGGGIGAAGGSGSGSNSLLNADDTILGIQASPRATSPILVNATTTYATTTTSSISTTPAGVSSSSTSTATSTVRSNFLNWFSSSIPSNKQPTNATTGANAAAAATATTTTTTANSGGGNFGTDSNGSTHTGTAIIKNSLNSELQSLQDNNNQGSFMSSALTQLLSEQNATTTTASPPILSTTTNNTTTSSTSSSLTMSGILRSRRDKAKTKKSKKKKDGEAADNIQEERLGSVDRSNNSYDNDENNKMKAQNSSGSSAGGLGISSASAPGSVDSSGGGAGVLGINASGNSAGGLTSSAANAAGNANASSSATGNGTAAGGAATTKAYGANEVDEDGYSMQPPKDNAWNENHDKAGSFYSDSDSDSDNDKPERRIHVKIKPLNNGQAPMSASVDELRATVENISLSPTSVFSTFNQQHSNQQLQQSRIASRQQSPEISNASTPTATVHPYAPLQSPTLSMSNNSRYADLGDIFSELGDVSASAPASATLSKSNSRQIPTPTSTSSIAIPRPPSRRSEMGMAPTVVAARGRISPSPAMNRADSIGSLEFRTAIGGIGSSRGPSPLTIGISDTIPIAVAFHEIIHAYFRGSDESRCQVKISGDMMLSFPAGIVGLLANNPNPAKLGFRIKNVQNLENLIPNSKLVQIDRNQSSSFSTMLEFNMPALTALLRHQAEHSPNASYFNVDILKYQVRSKPGASSCPFQLVSYWKCESTFTALKIDYKYNNHAMASASPLLNVTLSVPVNGSVRNVQSKPHSAWLGESNRLVWNFTDISQNSQDGGVGTLRARLELNEGPSIPALLTTQFNCEGTTLSGIEFELQGSGYRLSLVKRRFVSGKYVCEGDGVRSGATPTPPSVGSSSPFSAKSN, from the exons ATGACGGTCGATttcaacgattatttttgg GGGGAGAAGAACAATGGTTTCGATGTACTCTATCATAATATGAAATTTGGCTGGGTAGCGAGCAAAGAACTCTCGGAGTTCTTTCGCGAAAAGTCCAATATCGAAGAACAAAACTCCAAACTAATGGCCAAGCTAGCACACAAAGCCAGCACTGGCACATTAAACAGCACCTTTGCGCCCGTCTGGACCATACTGCGCACTTCGGCAGAGAAGCTCTCTACGCTGCATCTACAAATGGTGCAAAAGCTCACCGAGCTGGTGAAGGATGTCGCCAAGTATGCCGATGAGttacataaaaaacataaaacggTTAAGGAAGAGGAATCACACACCCTGGAATGCGTACAAGCTATGCAAGCATCAACGGCGGCCGTGCAAAAGCTACGCGATCTCTACAACAGCAAAGTATTAGAATTGGAGAAGGTGCGCAAGGACAATGCATCACAAAAGGACATCGAAAAAATCGAAACGAAATTGCGCAAGTTGCAAGAAGAGTACAAAACGCTGCTTGACAAGCATAATCCGATCAAAAACGATTTCGAGCGGCGCATGACGCAGACGTGTAAG CGTTTTCAAGAAATTGAAGAGGTCCACTTGCGGCAAATGAAGGAATTTTTGTCTACATTCTTAGAGATGCTTCAAAATAATCATGACATGGTTGGACAG GTGCATTCAGATTTTAAGCGTCAATTTAATGACATGACGGTGGACAAGCTTTTGGAGCAATTTGTGCTCAACAAGTACACTGGCTTAGAGAAACCAA AAGTGCCCGAACTCGAAATCACTCCACTTtctatacaacaacaacagcaacagtccGTCTCAGCCACACGCTTGAATCAATCGGGCGGCTCTGCTGCGGCTGCTTCCAATTCCAACTCAGCAACAAGCATACAAGGTGCCATATCACGAATTACCAGCGGTAGTGTGTCAATAGATCAACGTGGCAATGTTGAGGCCGGTTCACTGGGTAGTGGCGGTGGCGGTATCGGCGCGGCCggtggcagtggcagtggcagcaATAGCCTACTAAACGCCGACGATACCATACTCGGTATACAGGCATCACCACGTGCAACATCACCAATTCTTGTAAATGCTACAACGACATACGCTACCACCACTACTAGCAGCATCAGCACTACGCCGGCAGGAGTATCATCGTCAAGCACGTCGACTGCTACCTCTACGGTGCGCAGCAATTTCTTGAATTGGTTTTCATCCAGCATTCCAAGCAATAAGCAGCCAACAAATGCCACAACAGGAGCAAACGCTGCAGCAGCGGCAacagcgacaacaacaacaacaaccgctaATAGTGGTGGTGGGAATTTCGGTACGGATAGTAATGGTTCTACCCACACCGGCACAGCCATCATCAAAAATTCCCTTAATTCAGAGCTTCAGTCACTGCAGGACAATAATAATCAAGGTTCATTTATGTCGTCTGCTTTAACACAATTACTGTCCGAACAAAATGCCACTACTACTACCGCTAGCCCTCCTATTCTTTCTACTACTACCAACAATACCACTACATCATCCACATCCTCCTCTTTAACAA TGTCTGGCATTTTGCGTAGCCGTCGTGACAAAGcgaaaactaaaaaatctaaaaagaagAAAGATGGCGAAGCTGCCGACAATATCCAAGAGGAGCGACTCGGAAG TGTGGATCGCTCCAACAATTCCTACGATAATgacgaaaacaataaaatgaaggcGCAGAATTCCAGCGGCAGCAGCGCCGGTGGCCTAGGCATATCTTCTGCTTCAGCGCCGGGTAGTGTGGACTCGTCAGGCGGTGGCGCCGGTGTACTGGGTATTAACGCTTCTGGCAATAGTGCAGGTGGCTTAACAAGCAGCGCTGCTAATGCGGCGGGCAATGCGAATGCCAGCAGCAGCGCAACTGGAAATGGCACGGCTGCAGGTGGTGCAGCCACCACTAAAGCATATGGCGCAAATGAGGTTGATGAAGATGGTTACAGCATGCAGCCACCGAAAGATAATGCTTGGAATGAAAATCACGATAAAg ctGGCAGTTTCTACTCTGACTCAGACTCAGACTCAGATAACGATAAGCCGGAACGGCGCATTCACGTGAAAATCAAGCCACTGAATAATGGCCAAGCGCCAATGTCTGCAAGTGTGGATGAGTTGCGCGCTACGGTGGAGAATATCTCACTATCACCCACCAGCGTCTTTTCG ACTTTCAACCAACAGCACAGCAATCAGCAGCTGCAACAATCTCGCATCGCTTCACGTCAGCAATCGCCTGAGATATCCAACGCATCCACACCAACGGCCACGGTGCATCCATATGCGCCACTGCAGAGCCCCACACTCTCCATGTCGAACAATTCTAG ATACGCCGACTTAGGAGATATTTTCTCTGAGTTGGGCGATGTAAGTGCCTCGGCGCCCGCCTCCGCCACACTATCAAAATCCAACAGTCGTCAGATACCGACACCTACATCAACTAGTAGTATTGCAATACCGCGACCACCTTCGCGCCGTTCTGAGATGGGCATGGCGCCCACAGTGGTGGCGGCTCGTGGGCGTATAAGTCCATCACCGGCGATGAACCGTGCAGACAGTATTGGTAGTTTAGAGTTTCGTACTGCTATCGGTGGTATTGGGTCATCGCGTGGCCCATCGCCGCTCACCATTGGCATTTCGGATACGATCCCAATAGCAGTAGCATTCCATGAGATCATACACGCCTACTTTAG AGGTAGCGACGAGTCGCGCTGTCAGGTGAAAATTTCTGGCGATATGATGTTATCATTCCCTGCCGGCATTGTTGGCCTTCTAGCAAATAATCCGAATCCAGCGAAACTTGGTTTTCGCATCAAAAATGTGCAAAACTTGGAAAATTTGATACCGAATTCGAAATTAGTTCAAAT CGATCGCAATCAATCGAGTTCCTTCAGTACAATGTTGGAATTCAATATGCCCGCTTTGACCGCTTTGCTGCGCCACCAAGCGGAACACAGTCCCAACGCGTCGTATTTCAATGTGGACATACTCAAGTATCAAGTGCGTTCCAAACCAGGCGCCTCGTCATGTCCCTTCCAGCTGGTATCGTATTGGAAGTGTGAGTCCACATTTACGGCACTCAAAATCGATTACAAGTACAATAATCACGCAATGGCAAGCGCCTCACCGTTGCTGAATGTCACGCTGTCGGTGCCGGTAAACGGTTCGGTGCGCAACGTGCAGTCGAAACCACATTCCGCTTG GCTCGGTGAGTCGAATCGCTTGGTTTGGAATTTCACTGACATCTCACAAAATTCCCAAGATGGAGGCGTCGGTACGTTACGTGCGCGTCTCGAACTGAACGAAGGTCCATCCATACCGGCCCTATTGACTACGCAATTCAATTGTGAGGGCACTACACTATCGGGCATTGAGTTTGAGCTGCAGGGTAGTGGTTATCGGCTATCGTTGGTGAAGCGTCGTTTTGTGTCGG GCAAATATGTTTGCGAGGGGGATGGCGTGCGCAGTGGCGCCACACCAACACCACCGTCTGTGGGGTCGTCTAGTCCATTTTCAGCAAAGTCGAATTAG